The Miscanthus floridulus cultivar M001 chromosome 17, ASM1932011v1, whole genome shotgun sequence genome has a window encoding:
- the LOC136516218 gene encoding uncharacterized protein, which yields MGKKRAAAVSASATTVPFPAPAAAEPEPEPDHFSDYGFDPQLLHFFSQPEVKRLWGRRQRHHQHQPAQLKPLDSARFKLQKPISKKHHHHLQKQQRRRWWSSAATAALHLFKKRPSSSIRPAAAAAPTPPYGSAASTTAAPLYLADYDAGGGGDDDDGAAACTCWAPAVRSGSRLAAAELGAAAVAAVPYVSLRSTSLAGGGGTGGAPVMPIYLVT from the exons ATGGGGAAGAAGCGAGCGGCGGCCGTGAGTGCCAGTGCCACTACTGTCCCGTtccccgcgcccgccgccgccgagccggagccggagccggaccACTTCAGCGACTACGGCTTCGACCCGCAGCTCCTCCACTTCTTCTCCCAG CCTGAGGTGAAGCGGCTGTGGGGTAGGCGCCAGcgccaccaccagcaccagcctGCGCAGTTGAAGCCCCTGGACTCCGCGCGGTTCAAGCTCCAGAAGCCCATTTCGAagaagcaccaccaccacctgcagaagcagcagcgccgccggtggtggagctccgccgccaccgccgcgctccatctcttcaagaagcgcccctcctcctccatcagaCCCGCGGCCGCAGCAGCTCCGACTCCCCCGTACGGGTCCGCGGCGTCGACCACCGCCGCGCCTCTTTACCTCGCCGACTACGATGCTGGTGGTGgcggggacgacgacgacggcgcggccGCGTGCACGTGCTGGGCGCCGGCCGTGCGGTCCGGCAGCCGCCTGGCcgccgccgagctcggcgccgcggCAGTGGCGGCGGTTCCCTACGTCAGCCTCAGGTCCACTAGCCTCGCCGGCGGTGGTGGCACTGGAGGCGCTCCGGTGATGCCCATCTACCTCGTGACGTGA